One Meriones unguiculatus strain TT.TT164.6M chromosome 5, Bangor_MerUng_6.1, whole genome shotgun sequence DNA segment encodes these proteins:
- the Egr4 gene encoding early growth response protein 4, protein MAVARGVGSPKPAQPQLYKWGDCRLGEPSCTLRKPAVAARGKSGRARAPRPPNQRPRAERGEPGAGAPGFPASRTRPSPARPWAPRRRRRAMLHLGDFCSPDALLAKPTEGCAHASPEPPRLPARDAPSAAGYAGGDFLSWALSSCGAGGDLDSCFLEGPAPTPPPGLSYSGSFFIQAVPEHPHDPEALFNLMSGILGLAPFPSPEAAASRSPLDAPFPAGPEALLPDLYSPDLSSTAFPEAFWEAAPSAGAPSQCLFEPQLSPPDVKPGLRAPPASPALDAAASGFKGPYAPWELLSAGAPGTCGAQGTFQATPEACFSAAGTKVEDLLSISCPAELPGSATRLYPAGAYDAFSLAPGDLGEGTEVLPGLLTPSGGEGGSGGEGGEFLAASQPQLSPLGLRSAAAADFSKPAGADGPGGSGVPAAASPTSAFPAAKARRKGRRGGKCSARCFCPRPHVKAFACPVESCVRSFARSDELNRHLRIHTGHKPFQCRICLRNFSRSDHLTTHVRTHTGEKPFACDVCGRRFARSDEKKRHSKVHQKQKARAEERLKGLGFYSLGLSFAAL, encoded by the exons ATGGCAGTGGCCCGGGGAGTCGGAAGCCCGAAGCCAGCGCAGCCGCAGCTATATAAGTGGGGGGACTGTAGGCTGGGGGAGCCCAGTTGCACTTTGAGGAAGCCAGCCGTCGCCGCCCGAGGCAAGAGCGGGCGAGCCAGGGCGCCGCGGCCCCCCAACCAGCGTCCCCGAGCCGAGCGCGGGGAGCCTGGAGCTGGGGCGCCCGGATTCCCGGCCAGCCGCACGCGCCCCAGCCCAGCGAGACCCTGGgcgccccgccgccgccgccgcgccatGCTCCACCTGGGCGACTTCTGCAGCCCCGACGCGCTCCTCGCCAAGCCCACCGAAGGCTGCGCGCACGCCAGCCCCGAGCCGCCCCGGCTGCCTGCCAGGGACGCTCCCTCGGCCGCCGGGTACGCTGGAG GCGACTTCCTGAGCTGGGCTCTGAGCAGCTGCGGCGCCGGGGGGGACTTAGACTCCTGCTTCCTGGAGGGCCCTGCACCCACGCCCCCTCCGGGCCTCAGCTACAGCGGCAGCTTCTTCATCCAGGCGGTCCCGGAACACCCGCACGACCCGGAGGCCCTCTTCAACCTCATGTCTGGCATCCTGGGCCTGGCACCCTTCCCCAGCCCCGAGGCGGCAGCGTCTCGGTCCCCGCTGGATGCCCCTTTCCCCGCGGGCCCCGAGGCCTTGCTACCGGACCTTTACTCCCCGGATCTGAGCTCCACCGCCTTCCCGGAGGCGTTTTGGGAGGCTGCGCCTTCGGCGGGCGCCCCTTCGCAGTGCCTGTTCGAGCCCCAGCTCTCCCCGCCCGACGTCAAGCCGGGGCTGCGGGCGCCTCCCGCTTCGCCAGCGCTGGACGCTGCTGCTTCGGGCTTCAAAGGGCCCTACGCCCCCTGGGAGCTGCTGTCCGCGGGGGCTCCCGGGACCTGTGGGGCGCAGGGAACGTTCCAGGCCACGCCCGAGGCTTGCTTCTCCGCGGCAGGGACCAAGGTCGAGGACCTGCTGTCCATCAGCTGCCCCGCCGAGCTGCCTGGCTCGGCCACCAGACTCTACCCGGCGGGAGCCTACGACGCCTTCTCGCTGGCCCCGGGTGACTTGGGGGAGGGCACCGAGGTCCTCCCGGGGCTGCTGACCCCTTCCGGCGGGGAGGGGGGGAGCGGCGGCGAAGGCGGGGAGTTCTTGGCCGCCTCGCAGCCGCAGCTGTCCCCGCTGGGCCTGCGCAGCGCCGCCGCGGCGGACTTCTCCAAACCCGCGGGGGCCGACGGCCCGGGGGGCAGCGGCGTGCCCGCGGCCGCGTCGCCCACCTCCGCCTTCCCCGCGGCCAAAGCCCGGCGCAAGGGTCGCCGGGGCGGCAAGTGCAGCGCGCGCTGCTTCTGCCCGCGGCCGCACGTCAAGGCCTTCGCCTGCCCCGTGGAGAGCTGCGTGCGGAGCTTCGCGCGCTCCGACGAGCTGAACCGCCACCTGCGCATCCACACGGGCCACAAGCCCTTCCAGTGCCGCATCTGCCTGCGCAACTTCAGCCGCAGCGACCACCTCACCACGCACGTGCGCACCCACACCGGCGAGAAGCCCTTCGCCTGCGACGTGTGCGGCCGCCGCTTCGCGCGCAGCGACGAGAAGAAGCGGCACAGCAAAGTGCATCAGAAGCAGAAGGCGCGCGCCGAGGAGCGCCTCAAGGGCCTGGGCTTCTACTCGCTGGGCCTCTCCTTCGCCGCGCTGTGA